From the Candidatus Saccharimonadaceae bacterium ML1 genome, one window contains:
- the topA gene encoding type I DNA topoisomerase, with product MKNLVIVESPAKAKTIEKYLGHDFHVLSSVGHIRSIAKKTKDGTPPIDVAHDFKTIYEIDPEKKKIITELKKAVKAVGAANVWLATDEDREGEAIAWHLCEVLNLDPATTKRITFHEITKPAIEAAIQHPRTVDMKLVEAQQARQILDRLVGFELSPVVWQKVPGGKSAGRVQSPAVRLLVEREHEIEQFAGSFQFKVTAVFVYDGQEVKAELKQRFDTEADAHAFLESLNNAKYTIDDIKTSPSTRNPAAPFTTSTLQQEANAKLGMSSRATMASAQKLYQEGHITYMRTDSVNLSGQAIAASADYIKRLYGIEYSHVRTFKTKSAGAQEAHEAIRPTDVTRESVSGNGYDQKLYDLIRRRTLASQMASAKIKNTTATIRIEQADTKQAINSTANVDNLVFEAKGHTIVFDGFLRVYGGGKDDAILPTFTAGDLVREYSMEARQVFARPPARYTEGTLVKKLEELGIGRPSTYATIMNTIQTRGYAERGESEGEPRDIIVLQRIDGNVERSIQTEKTGSTRGKLVPTPAGELISGFLTDHFKPVVDYGFTANVEKDFDDIASDKLTRNAMLHNFYEPFHARIEQSGAIDRSKVGDSRDIGTDPKTGKPIIARFGRFGPMLQLGSTDSDEKPHFAPLPRGTKISTVTLEQALKAFELPRLVGTTEDGQDINANIGRFGPYIQVGKLYVSLKEDDPREITEAKARELYAAKLQVEAEKHIADFGDVKVLNGRFGPYVTDGKKNAKIPKDIDPKTITAEQAREMIAAAPAKRARGRRSTAQKAGKPRTSSAKAKKK from the coding sequence ATGAAGAACCTCGTTATCGTCGAGTCGCCGGCAAAAGCAAAAACCATTGAAAAATATCTTGGACATGATTTCCATGTTTTGTCAAGCGTAGGACACATCCGTTCTATTGCAAAAAAAACCAAAGACGGCACACCGCCGATTGACGTCGCGCACGATTTCAAAACTATATACGAAATTGACCCCGAAAAGAAAAAAATTATCACCGAGCTAAAAAAAGCCGTCAAGGCAGTCGGCGCAGCAAACGTCTGGCTCGCTACCGATGAAGACCGCGAAGGGGAGGCAATCGCTTGGCATTTATGCGAAGTTTTGAATCTTGACCCTGCCACCACTAAGCGCATTACCTTTCACGAAATCACCAAACCGGCAATTGAGGCAGCGATCCAACACCCGCGCACTGTTGACATGAAGCTCGTTGAAGCGCAGCAGGCGAGACAGATTTTAGACCGCCTCGTTGGCTTTGAACTAAGCCCTGTCGTCTGGCAAAAAGTCCCAGGCGGTAAATCCGCCGGACGCGTGCAGAGTCCGGCTGTACGCCTGCTGGTTGAGCGCGAGCATGAAATTGAGCAATTCGCGGGCAGTTTTCAGTTCAAGGTCACTGCCGTATTTGTATACGACGGGCAAGAAGTCAAAGCCGAGCTTAAGCAGCGGTTCGACACCGAAGCTGATGCACACGCCTTCCTAGAGTCATTGAACAACGCAAAATACACCATTGACGATATAAAGACATCGCCGTCAACCCGCAACCCTGCCGCGCCATTCACCACCAGCACGTTGCAGCAAGAAGCCAACGCTAAGCTAGGTATGAGCAGCCGCGCCACCATGGCAAGCGCGCAAAAGTTATATCAAGAGGGACACATCACATACATGCGTACCGACAGCGTAAACCTATCAGGACAGGCAATTGCCGCTAGCGCCGATTACATCAAGCGGCTCTACGGCATTGAATACAGCCACGTCCGCACATTCAAAACGAAATCTGCCGGCGCGCAAGAAGCCCACGAAGCGATCCGCCCAACCGATGTCACGCGCGAATCGGTCAGCGGCAACGGCTACGACCAAAAGCTCTACGACCTCATCCGCCGGCGTACACTCGCCAGCCAAATGGCATCCGCCAAAATAAAGAACACAACGGCGACGATCCGGATCGAACAAGCAGACACCAAGCAAGCGATCAATAGTACTGCTAATGTAGACAACCTCGTTTTTGAAGCTAAAGGGCACACCATCGTCTTCGACGGCTTCTTGCGCGTTTACGGCGGCGGCAAAGACGATGCAATCCTACCAACATTCACCGCTGGCGATCTTGTGCGCGAATATTCCATGGAGGCGCGCCAAGTCTTTGCCCGTCCGCCTGCGCGCTATACTGAAGGTACGCTCGTTAAGAAACTTGAAGAGCTCGGTATCGGCCGCCCAAGCACCTACGCCACGATCATGAATACAATCCAAACACGCGGTTACGCTGAACGCGGCGAATCCGAAGGCGAGCCGCGCGACATTATCGTGCTGCAGCGTATTGATGGGAATGTTGAACGCAGCATCCAGACCGAAAAAACCGGCTCGACCCGAGGCAAACTCGTACCAACGCCAGCGGGCGAACTCATTAGCGGCTTTCTTACCGATCACTTTAAGCCAGTTGTTGATTACGGTTTTACTGCCAACGTCGAGAAAGATTTCGATGACATCGCGAGCGATAAATTAACGCGCAACGCCATGCTGCATAACTTTTACGAGCCGTTTCATGCCCGCATCGAGCAATCGGGCGCAATTGACCGCAGCAAGGTTGGCGATTCGCGCGACATCGGTACTGACCCAAAAACCGGCAAGCCGATCATCGCGCGCTTCGGACGCTTCGGGCCGATGCTCCAGCTCGGCAGCACCGATAGCGACGAGAAACCACACTTCGCGCCACTGCCGCGTGGTACAAAAATCAGCACCGTCACATTAGAGCAAGCACTCAAAGCGTTCGAGCTGCCGCGGCTTGTCGGCACGACCGAGGACGGGCAAGATATTAACGCCAATATCGGGCGCTTCGGACCATACATTCAAGTCGGCAAGCTATATGTCAGCCTAAAAGAAGATGACCCGCGCGAAATTACCGAAGCAAAAGCACGCGAGTTATACGCCGCAAAACTGCAAGTCGAAGCCGAAAAACATATCGCCGATTTTGGCGATGTCAAAGTACTCAACGGGCGCTTCGGACCATACGTCACCGATGG
- a CDS encoding CDP-alcohol phosphatidyltransferase family protein → MKHDRPPEDKPLVATRDIFTIPNAISLCGAALAWKGAETAETPKGTAMLIAGRGLDALDGKVARATGQTSNFGALTDASLDKIATAKIIYEFTKKGIMPKEIAAALASLQAANALATTMTMLKYPGKSIRPTTSGKLAMAGEMTSIFAYGIGAAAERSGHETIATVSRAVGGLAFAASLPCALHSSYAYVRQATQ, encoded by the coding sequence ATGAAACACGACCGCCCACCAGAAGACAAACCGCTCGTCGCTACACGCGACATTTTTACGATACCGAACGCAATAAGCCTATGCGGCGCAGCGCTCGCCTGGAAAGGCGCCGAAACCGCGGAAACACCCAAAGGAACTGCTATGCTTATCGCCGGGCGGGGGCTTGACGCGCTTGACGGCAAGGTGGCGCGCGCCACCGGACAAACGAGCAATTTCGGCGCATTGACAGACGCCAGTCTTGATAAGATCGCAACCGCAAAAATTATATACGAATTCACGAAGAAAGGTATCATGCCAAAGGAAATCGCAGCCGCGCTCGCCAGCTTACAAGCCGCCAATGCGCTTGCAACCACCATGACCATGCTGAAATATCCCGGCAAATCAATCCGCCCGACAACATCAGGCAAACTCGCGATGGCTGGAGAGATGACATCAATATTCGCTTACGGTATCGGCGCCGCAGCAGAACGAAGCGGCCACGAAACGATCGCGACAGTTTCTCGGGCTGTTGGCGGGCTCGCTTTCGCTGCATCGCTGCCATGTGCGCTTCATTCCTCATACGCGTACGTGCGGCAAGCTACCCAATAG
- the dprA gene encoding DNA-protecting protein DprA — translation MKINKIAPDDNIYLQRLCHIDDAPHVLYCMGILPTKRVPTLAIVGTRKPTRYGIEVTTKFAGDLAQQGIIIVSGLALGVDALAHRACLEAEGTTIAVIANQLPDIYPAANRALGERIIAQGGAILSEHCIDEPKPYVVGKWSFLTRNRLVSGLADAILITEAAARSGTLNTAAHALAQGREVFVAPGNITSPMSAGCNALIRQGATPVTSPDDIIAVLLPHEKARQSTLARGDTPAETAIIKQLAAGIRDGDEIQRATSLNAVEFSTTLTLLEINGVIRSLGANQWTLR, via the coding sequence ATGAAAATCAATAAAATTGCTCCAGATGATAATATCTATCTCCAGAGATTATGTCATATTGACGACGCGCCGCACGTGTTATATTGCATGGGAATATTACCAACAAAGCGCGTGCCGACCCTCGCAATCGTTGGTACGCGCAAGCCAACACGTTATGGCATTGAAGTAACGACGAAATTTGCCGGCGACTTAGCGCAGCAAGGAATTATTATTGTGAGCGGACTCGCACTCGGCGTCGATGCGCTCGCGCACCGCGCTTGCTTGGAGGCTGAAGGCACGACAATCGCGGTTATTGCAAATCAGCTGCCGGATATTTACCCCGCCGCCAACCGCGCGCTTGGCGAAAGAATCATCGCGCAAGGCGGCGCGATCTTGTCCGAGCACTGCATCGACGAGCCTAAACCGTACGTCGTCGGCAAATGGAGCTTTCTCACGCGCAACCGTCTAGTCAGCGGGCTCGCCGACGCAATCCTCATCACCGAAGCGGCCGCCCGCAGCGGCACGCTCAACACCGCCGCACATGCACTCGCGCAAGGTAGGGAGGTTTTCGTTGCCCCTGGCAACATCACCAGCCCGATGAGCGCCGGCTGCAATGCGTTGATTCGCCAGGGCGCCACGCCCGTCACTAGTCCCGACGATATTATCGCCGTTTTGCTGCCGCACGAAAAAGCCCGGCAGTCCACGCTGGCGCGCGGCGATACGCCCGCCGAAACCGCCATCATCAAACAACTCGCCGCCGGCATACGCGACGGCGACGAAATCCAGCGCGCGACCAGCTTAAACGCTGTCGAATTCAGCACCACGCTCACGCTCCTTGAAATCAACGGCGTCATCCGCTCGCTCGGCGCAAATCAGTGGACGCTGCGCTAG
- a CDS encoding CO dehydrogenase maturation factor, protein MRIAFLGKGGSGKTTTSSFVARVAAEMYRELYVIDADINVHMREALGLSSGEAHEFRQVFEYVETKIRHDRPDVAALKTLPRTLPPWRLEDRCTLSFEAAPCKDLRRHDNMLLFELGSYTEDTMGWSCHHGALGTLQLVLAHVNDGEDQLIIADLTAGADVFGVGMLGLFDIVFVAVEPTMKSTNIYNQLTDLAVADDVALCPIANKIIDESDVQFIETRIGQPVKFAIGMSNFVRRLERGEAVGAADIESPTRQVLAEIVTYIQSVKRDEQRMFQSTLAAHRRAAKKWPKQKFPIDLMTLINPEYER, encoded by the coding sequence ATGAGAATTGCATTTTTAGGAAAAGGCGGTAGCGGTAAAACGACGACATCATCGTTCGTGGCGCGCGTGGCTGCCGAAATGTATCGCGAATTATACGTGATTGACGCTGATATTAACGTACATATGCGTGAGGCGCTAGGATTGTCAAGTGGCGAAGCGCATGAATTTCGGCAAGTGTTTGAGTATGTTGAGACGAAAATTCGTCATGATCGTCCTGATGTCGCAGCGCTTAAAACCTTGCCGCGAACGCTGCCGCCGTGGCGGCTAGAAGATCGGTGTACGCTGAGTTTTGAAGCTGCGCCATGCAAAGATTTGCGTCGCCATGACAATATGTTGCTATTCGAGCTAGGCAGTTATACTGAAGATACGATGGGTTGGTCGTGTCATCACGGTGCGCTCGGGACGTTACAATTGGTGCTAGCACATGTGAATGATGGCGAAGATCAACTGATTATCGCCGATTTGACGGCGGGTGCGGACGTATTTGGCGTCGGTATGCTCGGATTATTTGATATAGTGTTCGTAGCGGTTGAGCCGACGATGAAAAGTACGAACATTTATAATCAGCTGACGGACTTGGCGGTAGCGGACGATGTTGCGCTGTGTCCGATTGCGAATAAAATTATCGACGAAAGCGACGTTCAGTTTATTGAAACGCGAATTGGACAGCCGGTGAAATTTGCAATCGGCATGTCGAACTTTGTCCGGCGGCTGGAACGCGGCGAGGCGGTAGGAGCAGCAGACATTGAGTCGCCAACACGCCAGGTGCTCGCCGAAATCGTTACGTATATACAAAGTGTGAAGCGCGATGAACAGAGAATGTTTCAATCGACGCTGGCGGCGCATCGGCGGGCGGCGAAGAAATGGCCGAAACAGAAATTCCCGATTGACCTTATGACATTAATTAATCCGGAGTATGAACGATGA
- the sbnB gene encoding Ornithine cyclodeaminase produces the protein MKPGEILFLTRDDVIALGGRDMAFATNVIEAMFAAWVQGDVLQPVKTSLKFTDCAANESVGGVVNVLPAAIRVGDDATYGAKLLGAMPANVSQGVPRATGVTVLFDEAHKMPIAIMDAQVLSAMRTGAVSALAARKLCRQNTAEIGCIGAGVNMYTQLLGVLSVLPQVMRVKIYSRGESKQRLVAKLQRKFPQIEFMPVESARGAAQTADLIVTCVANTSEPVVQIRDVLRPGVTVFNIGCLENDPELLVHMDIIVSDFWEHTKHRGVQTHAVAYARGLIADEDVVNLGAILRGEQCGRVNDEQKIFFGPTGLGAEDIALGRAIYQRALKRGAGTKLTLWSGESWI, from the coding sequence ATGAAACCAGGTGAAATATTATTTCTGACGCGTGACGACGTGATAGCACTTGGTGGACGCGATATGGCGTTTGCGACTAACGTGATTGAAGCGATGTTTGCGGCATGGGTGCAGGGCGATGTATTGCAGCCGGTGAAAACATCGTTGAAGTTTACCGACTGCGCGGCGAATGAGTCAGTAGGCGGTGTGGTAAATGTGCTGCCAGCGGCGATTCGCGTTGGCGATGATGCGACGTATGGCGCGAAATTACTTGGTGCGATGCCGGCGAACGTGTCGCAGGGCGTGCCACGTGCTACGGGCGTGACAGTACTGTTTGACGAGGCGCACAAAATGCCCATTGCGATTATGGACGCGCAAGTTTTGAGCGCGATGCGGACGGGTGCGGTGAGCGCACTGGCGGCGCGAAAACTGTGCCGGCAAAATACAGCAGAGATCGGTTGTATCGGTGCGGGTGTTAACATGTATACGCAGTTGCTCGGTGTACTGAGCGTACTGCCGCAGGTAATGCGTGTTAAGATATATAGCCGTGGTGAAAGCAAACAGCGCTTAGTGGCGAAATTACAGCGCAAATTTCCACAGATTGAGTTTATGCCGGTTGAATCGGCGCGCGGTGCGGCGCAAACTGCTGATCTTATTGTCACTTGTGTGGCAAATACGAGCGAGCCAGTTGTGCAAATACGCGACGTACTACGACCAGGTGTGACAGTGTTCAATATCGGTTGTTTAGAGAATGATCCGGAGCTGTTAGTACATATGGATATAATCGTGTCGGATTTTTGGGAGCATACGAAACATCGCGGCGTACAAACGCATGCAGTTGCGTATGCACGCGGGCTGATTGCTGATGAAGATGTCGTGAACCTCGGCGCGATTTTACGCGGTGAACAGTGCGGACGCGTGAATGACGAACAGAAAATATTTTTCGGACCGACGGGTTTAGGTGCGGAGGATATTGCGCTTGGTCGAGCGATATACCAGCGAGCATTGAAACGCGGCGCTGGTACGAAGTTAACACTTTGGAGCGGCGAATCGTGGATCTAG
- a CDS encoding aminoacyl-tRNA hydrolase, with protein MKLIVGLGNPGSRYNNTRHNVGFAMLDRYTAAQEITWREQAKFHAVAARTAIAGETIIFAKPTTYYNDCGITARALIDFYKLSRDDLLVIHDDIVLDFGKVRIRRGGQDAGNNGLKSLYRHIGQTFWHVRIGADNLRRRQIGDVDFVLSEFNRDEAQILAEWTAPTVARIIDQFIAGAISATSYRLP; from the coding sequence ATGAAGCTAATTGTCGGCTTAGGTAACCCCGGATCGCGCTATAACAATACGCGTCATAATGTTGGGTTTGCGATGCTTGATCGGTACACGGCAGCACAAGAAATTACATGGCGCGAACAAGCAAAATTTCACGCCGTCGCCGCTCGTACAGCAATTGCCGGTGAAACAATCATATTTGCCAAACCGACGACATACTACAATGACTGCGGTATCACCGCACGCGCACTAATAGATTTCTACAAGCTGTCGCGCGACGATTTGCTGGTTATTCACGATGACATCGTGCTTGATTTTGGCAAGGTGCGCATTCGGCGGGGCGGGCAAGACGCTGGCAATAACGGATTAAAGTCGCTCTATCGGCATATCGGGCAAACGTTTTGGCACGTTCGTATCGGCGCCGACAATCTGCGCCGGCGGCAAATCGGCGACGTCGATTTTGTTTTGAGTGAATTTAACCGCGACGAAGCGCAGATACTAGCAGAGTGGACCGCGCCAACTGTCGCTCGTATCATTGATCAGTTTATCGCAGGCGCAATCAGCGCAACAAGCTACCGGCTACCGTAA
- a CDS encoding CHAD domain-containing protein has translation MPEFCDVHAVQLRELDKRAETRPLLFRDEARRAYANYTRQQRRIAKRLKTPEVTAFDFYMAWRDRYMARMQRIMSAVQAGKLDKMLARVLLLPDDASVKQLTQALIEIRTVCERQALVDTVYNIRRKRARRTAQALVDMGDQAVAHDVERFVNYHLYRTVARQRNVVVVDRHANLLVRMIQRVRARRQTRKLVRAARRRLASIDTELFATEQLHNGLVARLFSLGIDLIEVLAARHEYEKALEKMSAAARKSPTKKLELYEKKTASIRSAYLDSVPGLAGLKDVQKAAKEIDDALLKVFDFDMQQCNDLMRALKRYRTLTRERKELELRLSRD, from the coding sequence ATGCCTGAGTTTTGCGACGTGCACGCAGTACAACTGCGCGAGCTCGATAAGCGCGCCGAAACGCGTCCGCTTTTGTTTCGGGATGAGGCGCGACGCGCGTATGCGAATTATACGCGGCAGCAGCGTCGAATTGCTAAGCGGCTTAAGACGCCCGAAGTAACAGCGTTTGATTTTTACATGGCGTGGCGCGATCGATATATGGCGCGCATGCAGCGCATAATGTCAGCAGTCCAGGCGGGCAAGCTTGATAAGATGTTGGCGCGCGTGTTGCTTTTGCCGGATGACGCAAGCGTAAAGCAGCTTACGCAGGCGCTGATCGAAATCCGTACGGTGTGCGAGCGCCAAGCGCTGGTTGACACGGTATATAATATCCGCCGCAAGCGAGCGCGCCGCACAGCGCAAGCGTTGGTTGATATGGGCGATCAGGCGGTGGCGCATGATGTTGAGAGGTTTGTAAATTATCATTTGTACCGCACGGTGGCGCGGCAGCGGAATGTTGTCGTGGTAGATCGACACGCGAATTTGCTTGTCCGTATGATTCAGCGCGTGCGTGCGCGCCGGCAAACGCGTAAATTGGTGCGCGCGGCGCGGCGGCGGCTCGCGAGCATTGATACTGAATTGTTTGCAACCGAGCAGCTGCATAACGGCTTGGTGGCGCGCCTGTTTAGCCTCGGGATTGATTTGATTGAAGTGCTGGCGGCGCGGCATGAATACGAAAAAGCGCTTGAAAAGATGAGCGCAGCGGCGCGTAAGAGCCCGACAAAGAAACTAGAATTGTATGAGAAGAAAACGGCCAGCATCCGCAGCGCCTATCTTGATTCTGTGCCAGGATTGGCGGGGCTAAAAGATGTGCAGAAAGCGGCGAAAGAGATTGACGACGCGCTTCTGAAAGTATTTGACTTTGATATGCAGCAGTGCAATGATTTGATGCGCGCCCTGAAGCGCTACCGCACGCTGACGCGCGAGCGCAAAGAGCTAGAGTTGCGATTGTCGCGCGATTAA
- a CDS encoding site-specific DNA-methyltransferase — translation MRTNDLEHRRGVLFYFGTLAEECSMNSSNLSINNYIKPYNTIAIGDNLSYLRYLSTNFVTFDVVYIDPPYNTGKNFSYNDKRSSGEWISFMKKRLELTKQILKDDGVIFISIDDSSLCELKMVCDDIFGKDNFIGIFITKQAVRSNSKHINTIHEYVVSYARNKKHLGKFQIKRADSPNEAPMIEYISKRVRKEFMTSGKKAAEKLLAKLNSNYMAKKDITWLRNYSQVDDKGDIFFPKDLSVPGTPADLFIDEIDLRLPALETRKWSSKKKIIRLHEENKLYFKGDRPYEMHYLKDACDNVLSILDFYSRQGTNDLKKLGLYNLFDTPKPVELIKYLIRIATYEKDNALILDYFAGSGTTGQAVMEINTEDKKNHIFHLVQLDEKVARGTAQYKFAISNNITPSVDQLMIHRLNTVKYRLGYSSDFNVERIH, via the coding sequence GTGCGGACAAACGATTTAGAACACCGTCGCGGTGTCCTATTTTATTTTGGGACACTTGCAGAAGAGTGTTCTATGAATAGCAGTAACCTATCGATAAATAATTACATAAAACCGTATAACACCATTGCTATTGGTGATAACTTAAGTTATTTAAGATATTTATCGACCAATTTTGTGACCTTTGACGTAGTTTATATTGATCCACCGTACAATACAGGTAAAAACTTTTCTTATAATGATAAGCGTAGTTCGGGCGAATGGATTAGCTTCATGAAAAAACGGCTAGAATTAACAAAACAGATTCTGAAAGATGATGGAGTTATTTTTATTTCGATAGATGATAGTTCGCTCTGCGAGCTGAAGATGGTGTGTGATGATATATTTGGTAAAGATAATTTTATTGGTATTTTTATAACGAAACAAGCCGTACGAAGTAATTCTAAGCATATAAATACAATTCATGAGTATGTTGTGTCTTACGCTAGGAACAAGAAACATCTCGGCAAATTTCAAATTAAAAGAGCTGACAGTCCGAATGAAGCACCTATGATCGAGTATATTTCAAAAAGAGTTCGCAAAGAGTTTATGACTTCGGGGAAAAAGGCTGCCGAAAAATTACTTGCAAAGCTTAATTCTAATTATATGGCGAAGAAAGATATAACTTGGCTTCGTAACTATTCGCAAGTTGATGATAAGGGAGATATATTCTTTCCAAAAGACCTATCCGTGCCAGGCACACCTGCTGATCTGTTTATTGACGAGATAGATTTAAGGCTGCCGGCTTTAGAGACGAGAAAGTGGTCTTCTAAAAAGAAAATTATCCGGCTTCATGAAGAAAATAAACTTTATTTTAAAGGCGATCGTCCATACGAAATGCATTATTTAAAAGATGCTTGCGATAATGTGTTGTCCATTCTTGATTTTTACTCGCGACAAGGAACGAACGACCTGAAGAAACTTGGTTTATATAATCTATTTGATACGCCAAAACCTGTTGAGTTAATAAAATATCTTATTCGTATAGCCACCTATGAGAAAGATAATGCTTTGATTTTAGATTATTTTGCCGGTTCTGGCACTACAGGTCAGGCTGTCATGGAAATTAATACCGAGGACAAGAAAAACCATATATTTCACCTAGTTCAATTAGACGAGAAGGTTGCAAGAGGCACGGCTCAGTATAAGTTCGCTATCTCAAATAATATTACACCAAGTGTTGACCAACTTATGATACACCGCTTAAACACAGTGAAATACAGGTTGGGATATTCCTCGGACTTTAATGTTGAAAGAATCCACTAA
- the der gene encoding GTP-binding protein EngA — MATKLPTVAIIGRANAGKSSLFNRIMRAQQAIVAREAGTTRDNVIGKARHGQHTFWLVDTAGLKPAEDEFEATIQEQIAEAADAADVILVAADSTEYPNDEDRRVAKTALKSRKPVILLLNKTDLRGSLPDGEFRRLGIKTIIRTSAEHNTGIHELLDAVCTEIPIIHDKPASDIVKVALIGRPNVGKSSLFNTLAGKQQAIVANVAGTTRDLGRITLGYHGHKIELIDTAGIRRQGKQAVGIEKFSVLRSLQAIEEADICFLLMDVNELNTQLDQRLAGLINDAGKGLVLVVSKWDAAIGKDAYTRDALAPQIANTFDFVPWAPLIFTSSTTGQNVTKLFDLALDIHARRQQSTKTRILNDMLQRAIQAHPPAGLKNSHPKLRYIVHTDTNPPWFVVYGSNLKFVHWSYKRYLERQLRDAYNYTGTPIKLSFRDEKQIKSNRERAAKGLEPVTKAYKRTKETKRHSC, encoded by the coding sequence ATGGCAACGAAACTTCCAACAGTTGCAATCATCGGGCGGGCGAATGCCGGTAAAAGCTCGCTGTTTAACCGCATTATGCGCGCGCAGCAGGCAATTGTTGCACGCGAAGCGGGAACAACACGCGATAACGTCATTGGTAAAGCGCGCCACGGACAACATACATTTTGGCTGGTTGATACCGCCGGACTTAAGCCCGCTGAAGACGAGTTCGAAGCCACAATCCAAGAACAAATCGCCGAAGCTGCCGATGCTGCCGATGTCATTCTTGTCGCCGCCGACAGCACTGAATATCCAAACGACGAAGACCGTCGCGTCGCCAAAACCGCCCTCAAAAGCCGCAAACCCGTCATATTATTGCTAAATAAAACCGACTTGCGCGGCAGCCTGCCGGACGGCGAGTTTCGCCGCCTCGGCATCAAAACAATTATCCGCACCAGCGCTGAGCATAATACTGGTATTCACGAATTGCTTGACGCCGTCTGTACTGAAATTCCAATCATTCATGACAAGCCCGCGAGCGACATTGTAAAAGTTGCACTCATCGGCCGCCCGAATGTTGGCAAATCCAGTTTGTTCAACACGCTCGCCGGCAAACAGCAGGCTATCGTCGCTAATGTCGCTGGCACAACGCGCGACCTCGGGCGCATCACGCTCGGTTATCACGGACACAAGATTGAGCTGATTGACACCGCAGGCATCCGCCGCCAGGGTAAGCAAGCAGTCGGTATCGAAAAATTCAGCGTTTTGCGCAGTTTACAAGCCATTGAAGAAGCCGACATCTGCTTCCTATTAATGGACGTTAACGAACTCAACACTCAGCTTGACCAACGCCTTGCCGGGCTTATTAACGATGCCGGCAAAGGTTTGGTGCTCGTCGTAAGCAAGTGGGACGCCGCTATCGGCAAGGACGCTTACACGCGCGACGCGCTTGCGCCGCAGATTGCCAACACTTTCGACTTCGTACCATGGGCGCCATTGATTTTCACAAGCAGCACGACAGGACAGAACGTCACAAAATTATTCGACCTCGCGCTTGACATTCACGCGCGCCGCCAGCAATCCACTAAAACGCGCATTCTCAACGACATGCTGCAACGCGCCATTCAAGCGCACCCGCCCGCCGGGCTTAAAAATTCACATCCGAAGCTACGCTACATTGTTCATACTGATACCAATCCGCCGTGGTTTGTCGTTTACGGCAGTAACCTGAAGTTCGTCCACTGGAGCTACAAACGCTATCTAGAGCGACAACTGCGCGACGCCTACAACTACACCGGTACGCCGATCAAGCTCAGCTTCCGCGACGAAAAACAAATCAAATCTAACCGCGAACGCGCCGCCAAAGGCTTAGAGCCGGTCACGAAGGCATACAAGCGAACGAAAGAAACAAAAAGGCATAGTTGCTAA
- a CDS encoding pseudouridine synthase — protein sequence MNTPHDTDKSSERLNKFLARQLGISRREADVLIENETVTINNTLATLGARITPSDSIDVAGAPVSHKPAALRYIALNKPVGYVCSRRAQGSTPTIYSLLPPEFHALKPVGRLDKDSSGLLLLTNDGDFAYRMTHPKFAKTKQYRVRLDRDLEPLHQQMISDFGIDLDDGRSQLILTRLDDNRREWHITMSEGRNRQIRRTFTALGYTVTRLHRTNFGNYALSDINRGEWREVNIS from the coding sequence ATGAATACTCCGCACGACACCGACAAGTCATCGGAACGGCTCAATAAGTTCCTCGCGCGGCAGCTCGGCATCTCACGCCGCGAGGCTGATGTTTTGATCGAAAATGAAACTGTCACAATCAATAATACGCTCGCTACGCTTGGTGCGCGTATTACGCCGAGCGATAGCATTGACGTCGCAGGGGCGCCAGTCTCCCATAAGCCTGCCGCGCTACGCTACATCGCACTCAATAAACCCGTTGGCTACGTTTGTTCGCGCCGTGCGCAAGGCAGCACGCCGACAATTTATTCGCTGCTGCCGCCCGAATTTCACGCACTCAAACCGGTCGGACGCCTTGACAAAGATAGTTCTGGATTACTGCTTCTCACCAACGACGGCGACTTCGCGTACCGCATGACGCACCCAAAATTCGCTAAGACAAAGCAATATCGCGTCCGCCTTGACCGCGACCTTGAGCCGCTCCACCAGCAAATGATCAGCGACTTCGGCATAGATCTTGACGACGGGCGCAGCCAGCTCATACTCACGCGCCTCGACGACAACCGCCGCGAATGGCACATCACTATGAGTGAGGGACGCAATCGGCAAATCCGCCGCACATTTACAGCGCTCGGTTACACCGTCACTCGGCTACACCGCACGAATTTCGGGAATTATGCGCTGAGTGATATAAATCGAGGAGAATGGCGAGAGGTAAATATATCATAA